One stretch of Excalfactoria chinensis isolate bCotChi1 chromosome 2, bCotChi1.hap2, whole genome shotgun sequence DNA includes these proteins:
- the ODF1 gene encoding outer dense fiber protein 1 has protein sequence MSLLSTFLEDHEWDFKQMERKMQRQMRLLDRHLKELREELLPCCPCSHFTPSSCLCSRSHKCSSWALMAAQDVERDLASVRRKLNKLCNACQNRKLLAVVDVKGFDPAEVTVTVKNRKVQVLAEHEEAYTTARGKEYNYKKVRKEIPLPPGVGEDEVMYSVGPNNVVKIEAAHKHCPRLLRI, from the exons ATGTCTCTACTCAGTACCTTTTTGGAGGACCACGAGTGGGATTTTAAgcaaatggagagaaagatgcaGAGGCAGATGCGGCTGCTGGACCGGCACCTGAAGGAGCTGcgggaggagctgctgccctgctgcccctgCAGCCACTTCACACCATCTTCCTGCCTCTGCTCACGGTCCCACAAATGTTCCAGCTGGGCTTTGATGGCTGCACAGGATGTGGAGCGAGACCTGGCCAG CGTACGGAGAAAACTGAACAAGTTGTGCAATGCTTGCCAAAACCGCAAGCTTTTAGCAGTGGTAGATGTGAAGGGCTTTGACCCAGCGGAGGTCACCGTGACAGTGAAGAACAGGAAGGTCCAGGTGCTGGCGGAGCATGAGGAGGCCTACACCACCGCACGAGGGAAGGAGTATAACTACAAAAAAGTCAGGAAGGAGATCCCCTTGCCGCCAGGGGTGGGCGAAGACGAAGTGATGTACTCTGTAGGGCCAAACAACGTTGTGAAGATTGAAGCAGCACACAAGCACTGCCCTCGTCTCCTGAGGATCTGA